From Dietzia sp. ANT_WB102, a single genomic window includes:
- a CDS encoding zinc ribbon domain-containing protein YjdM — protein MSQSSLPSCPECASEYTYEMPPLLVCPECAHEWSPENATDPAADDGAGSAEIRDAVGTVLADGDTVVVIKDLKVKGGSGPIKVGTKVRNIRLVDGPGDHDIDCKIDGFGSMHLKSSVVRKA, from the coding sequence ATGAGCCAGTCGAGTCTCCCTTCGTGCCCCGAATGCGCCTCCGAGTACACCTACGAGATGCCGCCGCTGCTCGTGTGCCCCGAGTGCGCACACGAATGGTCACCCGAGAACGCGACAGACCCCGCGGCCGATGACGGCGCGGGGTCTGCGGAGATCCGGGACGCCGTCGGCACTGTTCTGGCCGACGGCGACACTGTAGTGGTGATCAAGGATCTCAAGGTAAAGGGTGGGTCCGGCCCGATCAAGGTGGGCACCAAGGTGCGCAACATCCGGCTGGTCGACGGGCCTGGTGACCACGACATCGACTGCAAGATCGATGGATTCGGCTCCATGCACCTCAAGTCGAGCGTGGTCAGGAAGGCCTGA
- the hsaB gene encoding 3-hydroxy-9,10-secoandrosta-1,3,5(10)-triene-9,17-dione monooxygenase reductase subunit, with amino-acid sequence MSSTDESPEGQSFSSRELRDALGQFCTGITVITAVEDDKPVGFACQSFSALSLEPPLILFCPMKTSGSWKGIEKAGRFAVNILSEEQEDVSSTFGRRGDDKFAHIDWSPSPMGSPVINGVMAWLDCEIDQVLDGGDHWIVLGRVDNIGPTKRDIRPLLFYRGAYLSIEEDVVDPAPEMQELENFITSADSYTWL; translated from the coding sequence ATGAGCAGCACCGACGAAAGCCCGGAGGGCCAGTCCTTCAGTAGCCGCGAACTGCGGGATGCACTGGGCCAGTTCTGTACGGGTATCACCGTCATCACGGCGGTGGAGGACGACAAGCCGGTGGGCTTCGCCTGCCAGTCGTTCTCGGCGCTGTCGCTGGAGCCGCCGTTGATTCTCTTCTGCCCGATGAAGACCTCGGGCTCGTGGAAGGGCATCGAGAAGGCGGGCCGGTTCGCGGTGAACATCCTGTCCGAGGAGCAGGAGGACGTCTCCTCGACATTCGGCCGCCGCGGTGACGACAAGTTCGCCCATATCGACTGGTCGCCCAGCCCGATGGGCTCGCCGGTGATCAACGGCGTCATGGCGTGGTTGGACTGCGAGATCGACCAGGTCCTCGACGGCGGCGACCACTGGATCGTCCTGGGGCGGGTCGACAATATCGGCCCGACCAAGCGGGACATCCGCCCGCTGCTGTTCTACCGCGGGGCCTACCTCAGCATCGAGGAGGACGTGGTCGATCCGGCTCCCGAAATGCAGGAGCTGGAGAACTTCATCACTTCCGCCGACTCGTACACGTGGCTATGA
- the dmpG gene encoding 4-hydroxy-2-oxovalerate aldolase: protein MDMNNPLNAQARAYSADLDIRITDSSLRDGSHHKRHQFSVEDVRNVVAALDGAGVPVIEVTHGDGLGGASFNYGFAKSYDQELIKVAAETAKQAKIAFLTLPGLGIKDDILKARDNGGSICRVATHCTEADVSIQHFGYARDLGLETVGFLMMSHTQPPEVLAKQARIMADAGCQCVYIVDSAGALVMDQVSDRVSALVAELGNDAQVGFHGHENLDIGVGNSIMAIRAGAQQIDGSTRRFGAGAGNTPVEALVGCCDKLGITTGIDFFKIADAAEDVVRPLMPSECVVDRQAMMLGYAGCYSSFLKHAEGHAQRYNVPSSEILIRAGERRLVGGQEDQLIDIALEIQKEQANA from the coding sequence ATGGACATGAACAACCCGCTCAACGCACAGGCCCGCGCCTACAGCGCCGACCTCGACATCCGTATCACCGATTCCTCGCTCCGCGACGGCTCACACCACAAGCGTCACCAGTTCTCCGTGGAGGACGTCCGGAACGTCGTCGCGGCACTCGACGGCGCCGGCGTCCCGGTCATCGAGGTCACGCACGGTGACGGGCTCGGCGGAGCGTCATTCAACTACGGCTTTGCAAAGTCGTACGACCAGGAACTGATCAAGGTCGCTGCCGAGACCGCCAAGCAGGCCAAGATCGCGTTCCTCACGCTGCCCGGTCTCGGAATCAAGGACGACATCCTCAAAGCCCGCGACAACGGCGGGTCGATCTGCCGCGTAGCTACCCACTGCACCGAGGCAGACGTCTCGATTCAGCACTTCGGTTACGCACGCGACCTCGGACTCGAGACCGTCGGATTCCTCATGATGAGCCACACCCAGCCACCCGAGGTGCTCGCCAAGCAGGCCCGGATCATGGCTGACGCCGGCTGCCAGTGCGTCTACATCGTCGACTCGGCTGGCGCCCTCGTCATGGACCAGGTTTCCGACCGCGTCTCAGCGCTCGTCGCCGAACTCGGCAACGACGCACAGGTCGGATTCCACGGCCACGAGAACCTCGATATCGGCGTGGGCAACTCGATCATGGCTATCCGGGCGGGCGCCCAGCAGATCGACGGCTCTACCCGCCGCTTCGGTGCGGGCGCCGGGAATACCCCGGTCGAGGCGCTCGTGGGCTGCTGCGACAAGCTCGGCATCACCACCGGAATCGACTTCTTCAAGATCGCCGACGCGGCAGAGGATGTGGTGCGTCCGCTCATGCCGAGCGAGTGTGTGGTCGACCGCCAGGCCATGATGCTCGGCTATGCCGGCTGCTACTCGTCGTTCCTCAAGCACGCCGAGGGACACGCGCAGCGGTACAACGTGCCTTCGTCCGAAATCCTCATCCGCGCTGGGGAGCGCCGCCTCGTGGGCGGGCAGGAGGATCAGCTGATCGACATCGCATTGGAGATCCAGAAGGAGCAGGCCAACGCCTGA
- a CDS encoding sulfotransferase: MSAASDTDRVHVGTVEDLHDSASRTVGLEDFGDGEDRHREALGILLDSLHTDAGLTPAGSKYWRSVLKSALTARLLANAGFAAGQSREEVAIERPVVVTGLPRTGTTALHRLLGADPANQGLELWLTEVPQPRPPREKWEDDPAYVGLRDLYSGFMAENPDYGGVHYISADDLEECWQLLRQSVTSASYECLARLDGYSTWLSGADWVPAYRRHKRNLQLIGANDPGRRWVLKNPSHLFALDALLEVYPDAVVVQTHRDPRKSMASMCSLAHRTAAEWSTRFTPEYIGSSQLDLWARGVSEFDAVRAQHEQDPASRATFVDVDHHELLADPASVVERVYAAVGTDLSEDVRAAVVAENDKSLSGERAPAHRYTLADYGLSKELIAERFAGYRGLEA; this comes from the coding sequence ATGTCCGCTGCTAGCGATACCGATCGCGTCCACGTCGGGACAGTCGAGGACCTGCACGACAGCGCCTCGCGCACGGTCGGGCTGGAGGACTTTGGGGACGGTGAGGACAGGCACCGTGAGGCGCTGGGGATTCTGCTGGATTCCCTGCACACGGACGCGGGGCTCACCCCCGCCGGCAGCAAGTATTGGCGGTCGGTCCTCAAGAGTGCACTCACCGCCCGTTTGCTGGCCAACGCGGGGTTCGCCGCTGGCCAGTCCCGGGAGGAGGTGGCGATCGAGCGGCCCGTCGTCGTCACCGGGTTGCCCCGGACCGGCACCACGGCGCTGCACCGACTGCTCGGCGCCGACCCCGCCAACCAGGGACTCGAATTGTGGCTGACCGAGGTCCCGCAGCCACGGCCACCGCGCGAGAAGTGGGAGGACGACCCCGCCTACGTCGGCCTGCGTGACCTGTACTCGGGCTTTATGGCGGAGAACCCCGACTACGGCGGCGTGCACTACATCTCCGCCGACGATCTCGAGGAATGCTGGCAACTGTTGCGGCAGTCGGTGACCAGCGCCTCCTACGAGTGCCTGGCCCGGCTTGACGGCTACTCGACGTGGCTGTCCGGCGCGGACTGGGTGCCGGCGTACCGGCGGCACAAGCGGAACCTGCAGCTGATCGGTGCCAACGACCCGGGACGTCGTTGGGTGCTCAAGAATCCCAGCCACCTGTTCGCGCTCGACGCGTTGTTGGAGGTGTACCCCGACGCCGTGGTGGTGCAGACCCATCGGGATCCGCGCAAATCCATGGCGTCGATGTGCTCACTCGCCCACCGGACCGCAGCTGAGTGGTCCACGCGCTTCACTCCTGAGTACATCGGCTCGTCGCAGCTCGACCTGTGGGCGCGCGGCGTGAGCGAGTTTGACGCCGTCCGCGCGCAGCACGAGCAGGACCCGGCATCGCGGGCGACGTTCGTGGATGTCGACCACCACGAATTGCTGGCCGACCCGGCGTCCGTGGTGGAACGTGTGTACGCCGCCGTGGGCACGGACCTGTCCGAGGACGTCCGCGCGGCCGTCGTGGCCGAGAACGACAAGAGCCTGTCCGGTGAGCGCGCGCCCGCTCACCGATACACGCTCGCCGACTACGGGCTCAGCAAGGAGCTGATCGCGGAGCGGTTCGCCGGCTACCGCGGGCTGGAGGCCTGA
- the hsaC gene encoding iron-dependent extradiol dioxygenase HsaC, translated as MAISNFGYVRIYATDMDAWREYGTKVLGFVVGDGDDPDALYFRMDDHPHRWIIVPGSEDKLAQVGWECANEAEFDDVKRRLDSAGVPWEDAPDEVKRDRKVRGLITCQDPAGFTLEIYHTIALQHRRIPTPYGHQFVTGDQGAGHIVLSTPDEDAALEFYRDVLGFSLRDSMSLPAEIVGRPADGEPAWLRFLGCNPRHHSLAFTPFPNPTGIIHLMVEVGTADDVGLALDRAMRKKVRMSASLGRHVNDKMLSFYMKTPGGFDCEYGCEGVQVEDDEKWVARESTAVSLWGHDFSVGFK; from the coding sequence ATGGCGATCAGTAACTTCGGCTACGTCCGGATCTACGCCACGGACATGGACGCCTGGCGCGAATACGGCACCAAGGTGCTGGGGTTCGTCGTGGGCGACGGCGACGACCCGGATGCGCTCTACTTCCGGATGGATGACCACCCGCACCGGTGGATCATCGTTCCCGGCAGTGAGGACAAGCTCGCGCAGGTGGGCTGGGAATGCGCGAACGAAGCGGAGTTCGATGACGTCAAGAGGCGTCTGGATTCCGCGGGTGTGCCCTGGGAGGATGCGCCGGACGAGGTCAAGCGTGACCGCAAGGTGCGTGGCCTGATCACTTGCCAGGACCCGGCCGGGTTCACGCTCGAGATCTACCACACGATCGCGTTGCAGCACCGTCGCATCCCGACGCCCTATGGCCACCAGTTCGTCACCGGTGACCAGGGCGCGGGGCACATCGTGCTGTCCACGCCGGACGAGGACGCGGCGCTGGAGTTCTACCGTGACGTGCTCGGATTCTCGCTGCGCGACTCGATGAGCCTCCCGGCGGAGATCGTGGGCCGCCCGGCCGACGGTGAGCCCGCATGGCTGCGGTTCCTCGGCTGCAACCCGCGGCACCATTCGCTGGCGTTCACCCCGTTCCCCAACCCGACCGGGATCATCCACCTGATGGTCGAGGTCGGCACTGCGGACGACGTGGGATTGGCGCTGGACCGTGCGATGCGCAAGAAGGTCAGGATGTCGGCCTCCCTGGGCCGGCACGTCAATGACAAGATGCTGAGCTTCTACATGAAGACGCCCGGCGGCTTCGACTGCGAATACGGCTGCGAAGGCGTTCAGGTCGAGGACGACGAGAAGTGGGTGGCGCGCGAGTCCACGGCCGTGAGCCTGTGGGGGCACGACTTCTCCGTCGGATTCAAGTAG
- a CDS encoding Rieske 2Fe-2S domain-containing protein, whose translation MTASGSAPGAVREIDTGAARDRYARGWHCIGTVKEFSDGKPHSIQAFGTKLVVWADNEGEINVLDAYCRHMGGDLSDGEIKDGNIACPFHDWRWGGDGKCKGIPYAKRVPLRAKTRAWITNVQSGQVFVWHDHEGNPPREEDAIPVIAEYGTDEWTDWQWNRLVIDGSNCMEIVDNVVDMAHFYYIHFAFPTYFKNVFEGQTATQYLNTKGRPDHDPTGGKYGDTLLESEASYFGPSYMINPLKQMYGDFVTDAILINCHYPIDQNSFVLMYGLSVKKPQGFDDETASAMAAKIATFFGEGFLQDVRIWQRKTAIANPLLCEEDGPVYQLRRWYEQFYVNRDEVTPEMQERFEFEVDTTAANKYWEQEVAENMRKQEAGEVGFSDEQTQYTGMAEVAGDADAARSKN comes from the coding sequence ATGACCGCTTCAGGCTCAGCCCCCGGAGCCGTCCGCGAGATCGACACCGGCGCAGCCCGGGATCGTTACGCACGCGGCTGGCATTGCATCGGCACCGTCAAGGAGTTCTCCGACGGCAAGCCGCACTCCATCCAGGCCTTCGGCACCAAGCTCGTCGTGTGGGCCGACAACGAGGGCGAGATCAATGTCCTCGACGCCTACTGCCGACACATGGGCGGAGACCTGTCCGACGGCGAGATCAAGGACGGCAACATCGCGTGCCCGTTCCACGACTGGCGCTGGGGCGGCGACGGCAAGTGCAAGGGCATCCCGTACGCGAAGCGCGTCCCCCTGCGCGCCAAGACCCGTGCGTGGATCACCAACGTCCAGTCGGGACAGGTCTTCGTCTGGCACGACCATGAGGGCAACCCGCCCCGCGAGGAAGACGCCATCCCGGTCATCGCCGAGTACGGGACCGACGAGTGGACCGATTGGCAGTGGAACCGCCTCGTCATCGACGGCTCCAACTGCATGGAAATCGTTGACAACGTCGTCGACATGGCGCACTTCTACTACATCCACTTCGCGTTCCCCACTTACTTCAAGAACGTCTTCGAGGGGCAGACCGCAACTCAGTACCTCAACACCAAGGGCCGCCCCGATCACGACCCGACCGGCGGAAAGTACGGTGACACCCTGCTCGAGTCGGAGGCGTCCTACTTCGGCCCCTCGTACATGATCAACCCGCTCAAGCAGATGTACGGCGATTTCGTCACCGACGCGATCCTCATCAACTGCCACTACCCGATCGACCAGAACTCGTTCGTGCTCATGTACGGGCTGTCGGTGAAGAAGCCCCAGGGCTTCGACGACGAGACGGCGAGCGCCATGGCCGCGAAGATCGCAACGTTCTTCGGTGAAGGCTTCCTTCAGGATGTCCGGATCTGGCAGCGCAAGACCGCGATCGCCAACCCGCTCCTCTGCGAGGAGGATGGTCCCGTCTACCAGCTTCGCCGCTGGTACGAGCAGTTCTACGTCAACCGCGACGAGGTGACTCCGGAGATGCAGGAGCGCTTCGAGTTCGAGGTCGACACCACCGCCGCGAACAAGTACTGGGAGCAGGAGGTCGCCGAGAACATGCGCAAGCAGGAAGCCGGCGAGGTCGGCTTCTCTGACGAGCAGACCCAGTACACCGGAATGGCCGAGGTCGCGGGCGATGCAGACGCCGCCAGGTCGAAAAACTGA
- a CDS encoding acetaldehyde dehydrogenase (acetylating) — protein MTQKTKLTAAIVGSGNIGTDLMYKLERSEYIEPKWMIGIDAESEGMKRAADHGLTCMAGGADELLASIEAGGEKPDLLFEATSAYVHKEYAPKYEAAGIVAIDLTPAAVGPMVIPPANLREHLDAPNTNMVTCGGQATIPMVHAVSSVVPVDYAEIVASVSSESAGPGTRANIDEFTETTRMAIEKVGGAKKGKAIIILNPAEPPMIMRDTIFCSIPEDADHDLITTAIRKREKEIQAYVPGYRLLQEPQFDPPTEITGGMARVAIFAEVEGAGDFLPPYAGNLDIMTAAAAKVGEEIAKSKLGV, from the coding sequence ATGACACAGAAGACCAAGCTCACTGCCGCGATCGTGGGGTCCGGCAATATCGGCACCGATCTCATGTACAAGCTCGAGCGCAGCGAGTACATCGAGCCGAAGTGGATGATCGGCATCGACGCCGAGTCCGAAGGGATGAAGCGTGCGGCTGACCACGGCCTGACCTGCATGGCGGGCGGAGCAGACGAGCTCCTCGCCTCGATTGAGGCTGGCGGCGAGAAGCCTGACCTGCTGTTCGAGGCGACCAGTGCCTACGTGCACAAGGAGTACGCCCCCAAGTACGAGGCCGCAGGCATCGTCGCCATCGACCTGACCCCCGCCGCGGTCGGGCCCATGGTGATCCCGCCAGCGAACCTTCGTGAACATCTCGACGCGCCCAACACCAACATGGTCACGTGCGGCGGCCAGGCCACGATTCCTATGGTGCATGCCGTCTCCTCCGTGGTGCCGGTCGACTACGCGGAGATTGTCGCGTCGGTGTCCAGTGAGTCCGCCGGCCCGGGAACGCGCGCCAACATCGACGAGTTCACCGAGACCACCAGGATGGCCATCGAGAAGGTCGGCGGCGCCAAGAAGGGCAAGGCGATCATCATCCTCAACCCAGCCGAGCCTCCCATGATCATGCGCGACACCATCTTCTGCTCGATCCCGGAAGACGCGGACCACGACCTCATCACCACCGCGATCCGTAAGCGCGAAAAGGAGATCCAGGCGTATGTGCCGGGATACCGGCTGCTCCAGGAGCCGCAGTTCGACCCGCCCACCGAGATCACCGGGGGCATGGCCCGCGTGGCGATCTTCGCCGAGGTCGAAGGCGCAGGCGACTTCCTGCCGCCTTACGCGGGCAACCTCGACATCATGACCGCCGCCGCCGCAAAGGTCGGCGAGGAGATCGCCAAGAGCAAGCTCGGAGTGTGA
- a CDS encoding ferredoxin--NADP reductase, giving the protein MTETPQLGSFVRELTIAEVIEETADAKSIVFDIPADGEDDFRYTPGQFLTLRIPSEETGSVARCYSLSSSPTEDAQLKVTVKRTIDGYGSNWMCDNAEAGMRMHVLAPSGIFTPKNLDQDFILLAAGSGVTPVMSILKSALAQGTGHIVMVYANRDENSVIFKDELQTLQRENPDRLTVLHWLESVSGIPTAEMIGNLLQPVAAKRHSYICGPAPFMETVKDGLRRSGADMHLIHTEVFSSIEGDPFAEIVIDDSPGDDGEGPATAIVELDDEVHEVSWPRNTPLLDVLLSKGIKAPFSCRKGECSACACILKSGEVEMIHNGILDPEEVDEGYVLSCQLLPKTDRVEVSYSE; this is encoded by the coding sequence ATGACCGAAACACCCCAGCTCGGCTCCTTCGTGCGCGAGCTCACGATCGCCGAGGTGATCGAGGAGACCGCCGACGCGAAGTCGATCGTCTTCGACATCCCCGCCGACGGGGAGGATGACTTCCGGTACACCCCCGGACAGTTCCTCACTCTGCGCATCCCTAGCGAGGAGACAGGGTCCGTGGCGCGCTGCTACTCCCTGTCGAGCTCCCCCACCGAGGACGCCCAGCTCAAGGTGACCGTCAAGCGCACGATCGACGGGTACGGGTCGAATTGGATGTGCGACAACGCCGAAGCCGGCATGCGCATGCACGTGCTGGCCCCGTCTGGCATCTTCACGCCCAAGAACCTCGACCAGGACTTCATCCTCCTGGCCGCCGGGTCGGGCGTGACGCCGGTGATGTCGATCCTCAAATCGGCTCTCGCGCAGGGCACCGGGCACATCGTCATGGTGTACGCGAACCGCGACGAGAACTCAGTCATCTTCAAGGACGAACTGCAGACTCTTCAGCGGGAAAACCCCGACCGCCTCACCGTCCTGCACTGGCTGGAGTCGGTCTCCGGTATCCCCACCGCGGAGATGATCGGCAATCTCCTCCAGCCCGTCGCCGCCAAGCGGCACTCCTACATCTGCGGCCCGGCACCGTTCATGGAGACCGTCAAGGACGGGCTCCGTCGGTCCGGCGCCGACATGCACCTCATCCACACCGAGGTGTTCTCCTCGATCGAAGGTGACCCGTTCGCCGAGATCGTCATCGACGACTCCCCCGGTGACGACGGCGAAGGCCCCGCCACCGCGATCGTCGAGCTCGACGACGAGGTCCACGAAGTCTCCTGGCCCCGCAACACCCCGCTGCTCGACGTCCTGCTCTCCAAGGGCATCAAGGCACCGTTCTCATGCCGTAAGGGCGAATGCTCGGCGTGTGCCTGCATCCTCAAGTCCGGTGAGGTCGAGATGATCCACAACGGGATCCTCGACCCGGAAGAGGTCGACGAGGGCTACGTCCTGAGCTGCCAACTCCTCCCCAAGACGGACCGCGTCGAGGTGTCGTACTCGGAGTGA
- the hsaA gene encoding 3-hydroxy-9,10-secoandrosta-1,3,5(10)-triene-9,17-dione monooxygenase oxygenase subunit has product MSEYASHEVIDRIKVLLPGFAERAQETEDLRKVHPKNIAELDEAGFFKLCQPARWGGYEADMETFYTAVRHIASACPSTGWCASILGIHNWHLALFSEQAQNDVWGEDSTVRISSSYAPMGAAKKTDQGLVLNGKWSWSSGCQHADWVFVGGPVMDENDKMVDFCTFLVEKSQYEILDVWHVAGLKGTGSNDILIKDAIIPEHRVLSFGLMAATKSPGLEINTNPIYKMPWGTIHPTTISAPIVGMAFGCYDVHREHQRERVRAAFGTKVKDDVFAKVRLAEAAGDIDASWLQLMRNVREEMDLIKAGDYPGMDIRTRARRDQVRATQRSIDAIGLLFQNSGARALEDTSPIQRFWRDANAGRVHAANEATKAYIMFGQNEFGEKVTDSMV; this is encoded by the coding sequence ATGAGCGAGTACGCCTCCCACGAGGTCATCGACCGCATCAAGGTGCTGCTGCCCGGTTTCGCCGAGCGCGCCCAGGAGACCGAGGATCTGCGCAAGGTCCACCCGAAGAACATCGCCGAACTCGATGAGGCCGGTTTCTTCAAGCTCTGCCAGCCGGCCCGCTGGGGCGGCTACGAGGCCGATATGGAGACCTTCTACACCGCGGTGCGTCACATCGCCTCGGCATGCCCGTCGACCGGCTGGTGCGCGAGCATCCTCGGAATCCACAACTGGCACCTCGCCCTCTTCTCCGAGCAGGCGCAGAACGATGTCTGGGGTGAGGACAGCACCGTCCGCATCTCGTCGTCGTACGCGCCCATGGGTGCCGCCAAGAAGACGGACCAGGGTCTGGTCCTCAACGGCAAGTGGTCCTGGTCCTCGGGCTGCCAGCACGCCGACTGGGTCTTCGTCGGCGGGCCCGTCATGGACGAGAACGACAAGATGGTCGACTTCTGCACCTTCCTGGTGGAGAAGTCCCAGTACGAGATCCTCGACGTGTGGCACGTCGCCGGACTCAAGGGCACCGGGTCCAACGACATCCTCATCAAGGACGCCATCATCCCGGAGCACCGCGTGCTCTCCTTCGGCCTGATGGCCGCCACCAAGAGCCCGGGCCTCGAGATCAACACCAACCCGATCTACAAGATGCCGTGGGGCACCATCCATCCCACCACCATCTCGGCCCCGATCGTGGGGATGGCGTTCGGCTGCTACGACGTGCACCGCGAGCATCAGCGTGAGCGCGTCCGCGCCGCCTTCGGCACCAAGGTCAAGGACGACGTGTTCGCCAAGGTCCGCCTCGCCGAGGCCGCCGGCGATATCGACGCCTCCTGGCTGCAGCTCATGCGTAATGTGCGTGAGGAGATGGATCTGATCAAGGCAGGCGACTACCCGGGGATGGACATCCGCACCCGTGCCCGCCGTGACCAGGTGCGCGCCACGCAGCGGTCGATCGACGCCATTGGTCTGCTGTTCCAGAACTCCGGCGCACGCGCGCTGGAGGACACCTCGCCGATCCAGCGGTTCTGGCGGGACGCCAACGCCGGGCGGGTCCACGCCGCCAACGAGGCCACGAAGGCGTACATCATGTTCGGACAGAACGAGTTCGGCGAAAAGGTCACCGACTCGATGGTCTGA
- a CDS encoding inositol monophosphatase family protein: MSPFPAHGRTNDQRSAEDLAAQAGRLLTDLRVSKVPPEDLGTFAEGEAKSVILDRLAVARPNDLVFGEWDPDSRARLEADRVWFVDPLDGVHSYVTEGRPDWAVHVALWEKDPQGVGGITACAIAIPAYGRVLTGRGATTYQPISIIRGPRPGPLVPPREDDRLRIAVSEAEPPEFAEELARDLDASLVHLGSGGGKTATVLEGECDAYIHTSGHHQWDSAATVGVVTQRGLHASRLDGSELVYNTEQIEFPDLLVCTQDVAEKIIDAVRKYL, translated from the coding sequence ATGAGTCCCTTTCCCGCGCATGGACGGACCAACGACCAGCGGTCGGCCGAGGACCTCGCGGCCCAGGCCGGGCGCCTGCTCACCGACCTGCGGGTCTCGAAGGTGCCGCCGGAGGACCTCGGTACGTTCGCCGAGGGCGAGGCGAAATCGGTCATCCTGGACCGCCTCGCCGTGGCGCGGCCCAACGACCTCGTCTTCGGCGAATGGGACCCCGACTCCCGCGCGCGGCTGGAGGCGGACCGGGTGTGGTTCGTCGACCCCCTCGACGGGGTTCACTCCTACGTCACCGAGGGGCGACCCGACTGGGCAGTGCACGTCGCACTGTGGGAGAAGGATCCACAGGGTGTCGGAGGCATCACCGCCTGCGCGATCGCCATTCCGGCCTACGGGAGGGTCCTCACCGGCCGGGGAGCCACCACCTACCAGCCCATCTCGATCATCCGCGGCCCCCGGCCCGGACCCTTGGTCCCGCCCCGCGAGGACGACCGCCTGCGCATCGCGGTCTCCGAGGCCGAACCGCCCGAGTTCGCCGAGGAACTCGCGCGCGATCTCGACGCTTCACTGGTCCACCTCGGATCCGGCGGCGGCAAAACCGCCACCGTGCTCGAGGGTGAATGCGACGCATACATCCACACCAGCGGGCACCACCAATGGGACTCCGCCGCGACCGTCGGCGTGGTGACCCAGCGCGGACTGCACGCGAGCCGGCTCGACGGGTCCGAACTCGTCTACAACACCGAGCAGATCGAATTCCCAGATCTGCTGGTGTGCACGCAGGACGTGGCCGAGAAGATCATCGACGCAGTCCGCAAGTACCTCTAG